From Kitasatospora sp. MAP12-44:
TGGGCCTGGACGGAGTTCCACCAGCTGGACGCCGGCATGCGCGCCGAGGCCGAGAAGGTGCTGCCCGGCAGCACCCCGATGGAGGCGATGCGCTGGCTGGAGACCGACGGCCCGTCGATCAAGGGCGAGGAGCCGGTCCGCGCCTATCTGCAGGGCCTGATGGACCAGGCGATCAGCGACCTCCAGGGCGTGCACTTCGACCTGGCCGAGCCGATCACCCGGGTCGAGTCGCGGATCGCCCCGGCCGGCGGCGCCGCCGCCCCGTACTACACGGCGCCCTCGCTGGACTTCAGCCGGCCCGGCCGCACCTGGTACCCGACCCAGGGCCTGGACACCTTCCCGACCTGGGACCTGGTGAGCACCTGGTACCACGAGGGCGTCCCCGGCCACCACCTGCAGCTCGCGCAGTGGAACTACGTCGCCGACTCGCTCTCCACCTACCAGGTCAGCGTCGGCGGCGTCAGCGCCAACATGGAGGGCTGGGCGCTGTACGCCGAGCGCCTGATGGACGAGCTGGGCTACCTCACCGACCCCGCCCACCGCCTCGGCTACCTGAACGCCCAGATGCTGCGGGCGCTGCGGGTGATCGTGGACATCGGCATGCACGTCGGCCTGGACTTCCCCGCGGACTCGCCGTACCTGCCCGGCGAGCTGATGACGCCGGCCGCGGCCCGCGAGTTCTTCGGCCAGTACTGCGGCCTGGCGCCCGCGTACCTGGACAGCGAGCTGACCCGCTACCTGGGTCTGCCCGGCCAGGCGATCGGCTACAAGCTCGGCGAGCGCGCCTGGCTGGACGGACGGGCGGCGGCGAAGGCCGCACATGAGGCGCGTGGTGAGGAGTTCAACCTCAAGGCCTGGCACATGGCGGCGCTCTCGCAGGGCTCGCTCGGCCTGGACGACCTGGTCGAGGCGCTCTCCGAGCTCTGAAACGGTTCTTCTAGTGCAGGTAAAAAGTTTGGGATGAATGTCTGATTAGTCAGTCTCTGCCCCAAATTTGCTTGCCCCTCGCCGATCGGCGAGCTTCGCTGGAGGGAAGTGCCGTCCGCGCACGCGGACGGCCCACCCGTCCGGAAGGCTCAGCCGTGTCTTCACACCACGCAGCCGCAGCTGTCGATCAGGGGCCGGACCCCCGCCGCTGGAAGGCGTTGGCCGTCATCGCGGTCGCTCAGCTGATGATCGTGCTTGACATCACCATCGTGAACATCGCACTCCCCTCCGCGCAGAAGGACCTCGGCATCTCCAACGGCGACCGGCAGTGGGTGATCACCGCCTACACGCTGGCCTTCGGCGGACTGCTGCTGCTCGGCGGCCGGCTCGGCGACCTTTACGGCCGTAAACGCACCTTCGTGATCGGCCTGCTGGGCTTCGCCGGCGCCTCCGCGCTCGGCGGCGCCTCGGTGGGCCCGTTGATGCTCTTCGCCTCCCGCGCGTTGCAGGGCAGCTTCGGCGCACTGCTCGCCCCGTCGGCGCTGGGGCTGCTCTCCACCACCTTCAGCAACCCCAAGGAACGCGCCACCGCGTTCGGCATCTTCGGCGCGATCGCCGGCGGTGGCAGCGCGATCGGCTTCATCGCGGGCGGTCTGCTCACCGAGTTCCTGAACTGGCGCTGGTGCCTGTTCGTCAACGTCCCGATCGCCATCTGCACGGCCCTGTTCGCCGTTCGCCTGCTCAAGCGCGATTTCATCGCCAAGGACACCCGGGTCAAGCTCGACCTGCCAGGCGCGGTGCTGGGCTGCGGCGGCCTGCTGGCGATCGTGTACGGGACGTCTGAGGCGGAGTCCCGCACCTGGACCGACCCGCTGGTGCTGGCCTGCCTGTTGGGCGGCGTCGCGCTGCTCTTCGTCTTCGCCTTTGTCGAGTCGCGTACCGAACACGCACTGCTGCCGATGCACATCGTCCGCAACCGCAACCGCGGCGGCGCCGCGCTCTCGGTCGGCCTGGCCGTGGTCGGCCTGTTCGGCCTGTTCCTCTTCCTGACGTACTACCTCCAGGTGATCAAGGGCTTCTCGCCGCTGCTGACCGGCGTGGCCTTCCTGCCGATGACCGCCGCGATCGTCGGCAGTTCCACCGGCCTGGCGGCCCGGCTGATGAACCGGGTGCCATCTCGAAACCTGATCGTGCCCGGGTTGCTGCTGGCCGCCCTGGGGATGGCCTGGCTGACCCAGCTCAAGGTGGACAGCGCGTTTGCGGCCACCGTGCTGCCCGCCGAGATCCTGCTCGGCGTCGGCATGGGCATGGTGTTCATGCCCTCGATGAGCCTGGCCACCCTGGGCGTCGCGCCGAACGAGACCGGCGCGGCCGCGGCGACCATCAACTCCGCCCAGCAGGTGGGCGGCTCGATCGGTACGGCGCTGCTGAACACCATCGCCGCGAGTGCCACCACGGCGTACCTGGTCGGCCGGAACGCCGGCAGCCACGCCGTCCAGAACACCGCGGCCGTGCACGGCTACACGGTGGCGACCACGGTCGCGCTGGGCATCCTGCTGTTCGCCGCCGTGCTGGCCTTCTTCATGGTGAACCACCGGCCCAGTCCCGGTGACGCCGCCGGGGAGGACGCCGAATCCACGGTGCACGCGCTGGCCTGACCCGACCGGACCCGCTCCGACCGGCTCCGAACTCCTCCGGCCCGCCACGGCGGGCCCGGAGGAGTTTCTCGTCCTGCTCTGGGCTCTTCTCATCAGCAGTGGCATCGGCGATGATGATCCAGTTCGAAGCATGGGGTGTGAACGAAGGAGCGCTCGGGCGCTGGATTCTCACCAGGATCTCAGCAGCGAATCATCCGCAGTGGAGTCGCGCGGGGAATAGTCCAGATGTCGGCAGGCGCGCTGTTGCGGCGCCGACCAGTCAGCCCTCGGGCCCCGATCGTGCGGCAGGAGTCAGTGACCTGATGACCAGTCAAGGACGTCAGCAGCGCCGAAACCTCTGGACCCGCTTCGGTCTCCGGCCGGCGCTCGTCGCAGCCGCCCTCGCCACTCTCCTCGTCGTCGCCATAGCGGGCATCGGTGCGCTCAGCTCGCAGGCCAATGCCTCCAGCCGGGCCGCCGCCGCCGAGCGGGCCAGCGCCCTGGCCGCCGAGATCACCTCGACGTCGCCCTCGCCGACAGCGACACCGACCCCGAAGCCGGTGCCCAAGCCGACGCCGACCCCCACGCCGACCCCCACCCCTACTCCGACGCCGACCCCCACGCCGACGCCGACCCCGACCCCGACTCCCACGCCGCCCCCCGCGCCCACCCCGACGCCGACCCCCGTCGCCGCCGCGCCGCGGCTGGTCCTGGACAGCACCCAGGCCGCGCCCGCGACGCCCGAGGCCGACCGGGTCGGGGCGCTCTTCACGGGCAGCGTCGCGCCGGGCAACCACTTCTGCACGGCCAGCGTGATCCAGAGCGCCACCCGCAACCTGCTGGTCACCGCGGCCCACTGCATCGGCAGCGCCAGCGGCGTGACCTTCGTCCCCGGCTACAGCAACGGCCAGGCCCCGTTCGGCAGCTGGCAGGTCACCAAGATCTTCACCGCGCAGGGCTGGCAGCAGAACAACGACCCCGACGAGGACTTCGCGATCCTGCAGGTCGCCCCCGACAACGGCAAGCAGATCCAGGACGTCGTGGGCGGCAACCCGCTGGGCATCAGCGCGGGCTTCAGCGACACCGTCCGCCTCTACGGCTACCCCTCCAGCGGCGACACCGCGCTGCTCTGCAGCAACACGACCACCCAGTTCAGCGCCTACCAGCGCATCATCAACTGCCCGTCCTACTCGGGCGGCACCAGCGGCGGCCCCTGGATCAGCACCACGACGGGCGAGGTCACCGGCATCATCGGCGGCTACCAGCAGGGCGGCGACACCGACGACACGTCCTACACGGCCTACTTCGACTCGACCATCGCCACCCTCTACCAGCAGGCCGAGTCCTCCTCCTGACCCCCTCCCTGGCCGGCCCCTGACCACACAGGGCACGCCGGCCCCGAAGGCCCGGACCACCCGGCGGGGCACTCCGCCACCGGCCCGGGCCTTCGGCCTGCCCACCGCGCCACGTCAGCCGCCCGCAGCCTCGGTCCCCCGCTCCCGCGCCGCCGCCCACCACAAGCCCGCGCCGCCGCCAAGGACCGACTCCGGCCCCGGCTCGTCGGAGATCGCCTCGGAGTACCGCCGCCGCGCCTCGGTCAGACTGAGCGACCCATTGGGACCGCCAAGCACCCGATCCGCATTGTGATCATCCTGCCCGTCGTCCTCCCAACCGCACTCCACGCAGATCTCGTAGCAGCAGCGCGTGTCCAGCATCGGCATACGACAGCAGGGGCACGTGTACGGGCCGCCGTCTTCGCGGCGTTCGTAAGGAAGCACGGCGAAATTGTGCCAGCGCGGACTCCGGGCGGCCACGTGAAAAGTCCAGCACCCCGACTTCCACGCCGGTCAGGACTCGAAGCCGTCCCAGTACTCGCCGTGGCTCTCGTTGAAGCCGCCCGGCCGCTCGCGTCTCAGCTCGTCGTAGCGAGCTCGCAGTCGATCCACTGCCTCGCGCAGGCCGTCGCCGAACTCAGCACGGATCAGCTGGATCGCGTGGATCTTCCGGTTGTCGAGGATCAGCTGGTCGATCTCGCCCCAGGGCACGTTGCCCGCCTTGAGCTGCTGGACCGCAGCCAGGATGCGCATCCGTCGGGAGGGTGCTCACCATCACCCCGTCGGCGCCGCGCACGTTGGCAGTGAGTTGAAGCCGGTTGCAGATACCCGTCGAGCTCGCCCCTCACCTGCCGCAGTTCCTGCAGCACCGCCGCCAACTCACCATCATCCACGCGGACACCGTCCCATACCGCCCCACCACACAGCGAGCGCATTTCACCGCCCGATCCCCGGACATGACGAAGGCCCAGGTCGGTTGACCTGGGCCTAAGTTGGCGCTTCTTGCGAAGTGCCCCGGCAGGATTCCCACCCACGCACCCACCTCCGGAGGGTGGCAGGTGCTCACCCTCCGTGACCCGGGTAGTCGCTTGATCGGCGCAACGTGACTGACCGGACCATTCGTGGCTGTTGGCGACCGGGTTGCACCGCCGTACCTGGCACGCTTCTGGCACGGCGTCGGGTCAGCGCGAAGCGTCGGCGACGCTGTGCCAGCCCCTGTTCCGCTGGCTCGGGGCCTCGACAGTGACCGATTGCGGTCGCCCCATCGGATGTGTAGCTTGCTCGCTTCAATGGTAGTGCGTCCGACACCCCTGTTTTGCAGTTGTCGGAATGGGTTGCCCGATCTGACCTGTACCTTCTCCTTCGATACAGCTGCGCCTGGTTCTGGCATCTTTCTCATTGCCTCGACTCTCTGTCATGTACTGCCTGATCTGGCGTGGCTGTAGCTTCTCCCTTGTCTCCGAGCCACTGAGGCCTCAGGAACTGCCGATCAGCCACGAGTTGCTGGCCGACGTCGCCCGAGAGCCTCACGGTTGCTACGTGCGGCGAGAGGACGGCGAAACGAGGTAGCGGCATTGTGAGTAATCCGGACACGGCATGCCACTGCGTGCCAAGCTACACCTACGCGTTCCTTCCAGCCCCTTGGAGTAGGCAGTGGCTAGTGACATGCACGTCTCCATCACGCCGCGTGGTATGAGCGTCCAGGAGGCGTACCGCCTGTTTAGGGACGATGCCTTGTTGGTCAACAGGAGGTACCAGCGAAAGCTTGTCTGGTCTGTGAGTGAGAAGCAGTTGCTGATTGACAGCATCTTGGATGGCTACCCCATCCCGCTGATTCTGCTAGCCGAACGCCCAGAGATTCACGGCAGTGGAAAGTACGAAATCATCGACGGCATGCAGCGGCTCGATGCAATTTTCTCCTTCATTGAACAGAAATACGATTACAGCGGCATGCACTTCGATTTGGCTCAGAGTGCACGCGCTCGGCAGGCTGCAGATTCTGATGCTTTCGAGCCTGTCGAAATTTTTGCACCACTCCCTGCCGAAAAATGTGCCAATCTGCTCGACTATCAGCTTGCAGTCACTATTTATCCCGCCCAGACCGAGCAGCAAATCACCAATGTGTTTAGTCGAATTAATTCGAATGGGCGCCAGCTGAGCGTTCAGGAGAAGCGGCAGGCTGGCATGATCAATCCATTCTCTGAACTCGTTAGGACGGTAGCAAGTTCATTGCGAGGTGATGTCTCCGCAGACGTTTTGCTCCTGCACGACATGCCAAGCATCTCCATCGATTCGGCTCGCGAGAAGCAGCAGTATGGAGTTAAAGCCGAGGATACCGTCTGGATTCGTCACGGAATTCTCAATGTGAAGCAACTTCGCGAAGGTGATGATGAGCAGATGGTTGCTGATATTGCAGCATCTATCCTGCTCGGAAGTCCTTTTCCAGCAAGCAAGGAGGAGTTTGACGACATCTACGACGCGCAGAGTGAAAAGCATAAGCGCATCGAGCGCAATCTTGCCGCTTATGGTACGCGTCGACTGGAGGATGAGATCCAGTCGGTATTTTCGGTCCTTGCGGAAGTGATAGACGATCAACTCCCGTCTCCGAATGGCCTCAGGAACCTTGTGCGCCCAGGTAGTAGTGGAAATCCAATCAGGACGCCTTTTTATGCAATATTCATGTCATTCTTCGACTTGATCGTTCGACAGCAGAAGTCCCCAGACGACTATGTTGCAATCGTCTCTGCGCTGCGAGGAGTCGGCCCCCGACTGAAGAGCGCACGACACTACACGTCGGCTGAGGACAGGGTTTCAAATATCGACACGGTCACTGGGTTGATACAGCGTTACTTTGTAG
This genomic window contains:
- a CDS encoding CPCC family cysteine-rich protein translates to MAARSPRWHNFAVLPYERREDGGPYTCPCCRMPMLDTRCCYEICVECGWEDDGQDDHNADRVLGGPNGSLSLTEARRRYSEAISDEPGPESVLGGGAGLWWAAARERGTEAAGG
- a CDS encoding DUF885 domain-containing protein, translating into MADELNPHGAAGTTPRQIADGYVHALAELDPLAAVYLGLNPEDDRLPDLSPAGQQAIADLARRTLAALDAAEAAGHGDAAADPQAERRCAALLRERLSAELAVHDAGEGLRAVGNMASPLHSVREVFTLLPTDTEQDWAQLGRRLARLPLALDQYRATLAEGVERGLLSGPRQVSTVIEQLGQWLLADPSADEAAQPGGWFGTLVSPAPESLRAELAATATAVARKLAELRDWLAEVYAPAAADTPDTIGRERYARLARQWTGADLDLDEAYRWAWTEFHQLDAGMRAEAEKVLPGSTPMEAMRWLETDGPSIKGEEPVRAYLQGLMDQAISDLQGVHFDLAEPITRVESRIAPAGGAAAPYYTAPSLDFSRPGRTWYPTQGLDTFPTWDLVSTWYHEGVPGHHLQLAQWNYVADSLSTYQVSVGGVSANMEGWALYAERLMDELGYLTDPAHRLGYLNAQMLRALRVIVDIGMHVGLDFPADSPYLPGELMTPAAAREFFGQYCGLAPAYLDSELTRYLGLPGQAIGYKLGERAWLDGRAAAKAAHEARGEEFNLKAWHMAALSQGSLGLDDLVEALSEL
- a CDS encoding MFS transporter, yielding MSSHHAAAAVDQGPDPRRWKALAVIAVAQLMIVLDITIVNIALPSAQKDLGISNGDRQWVITAYTLAFGGLLLLGGRLGDLYGRKRTFVIGLLGFAGASALGGASVGPLMLFASRALQGSFGALLAPSALGLLSTTFSNPKERATAFGIFGAIAGGGSAIGFIAGGLLTEFLNWRWCLFVNVPIAICTALFAVRLLKRDFIAKDTRVKLDLPGAVLGCGGLLAIVYGTSEAESRTWTDPLVLACLLGGVALLFVFAFVESRTEHALLPMHIVRNRNRGGAALSVGLAVVGLFGLFLFLTYYLQVIKGFSPLLTGVAFLPMTAAIVGSSTGLAARLMNRVPSRNLIVPGLLLAALGMAWLTQLKVDSAFAATVLPAEILLGVGMGMVFMPSMSLATLGVAPNETGAAAATINSAQQVGGSIGTALLNTIAASATTAYLVGRNAGSHAVQNTAAVHGYTVATTVALGILLFAAVLAFFMVNHRPSPGDAAGEDAESTVHALA
- a CDS encoding trypsin-like peptidase domain-containing protein, whose product is MTSQGRQQRRNLWTRFGLRPALVAAALATLLVVAIAGIGALSSQANASSRAAAAERASALAAEITSTSPSPTATPTPKPVPKPTPTPTPTPTPTPTPTPTPTPTPTPTPTPPPAPTPTPTPVAAAPRLVLDSTQAAPATPEADRVGALFTGSVAPGNHFCTASVIQSATRNLLVTAAHCIGSASGVTFVPGYSNGQAPFGSWQVTKIFTAQGWQQNNDPDEDFAILQVAPDNGKQIQDVVGGNPLGISAGFSDTVRLYGYPSSGDTALLCSNTTTQFSAYQRIINCPSYSGGTSGGPWISTTTGEVTGIIGGYQQGGDTDDTSYTAYFDSTIATLYQQAESSS
- a CDS encoding DUF262 domain-containing protein, coding for MHVSITPRGMSVQEAYRLFRDDALLVNRRYQRKLVWSVSEKQLLIDSILDGYPIPLILLAERPEIHGSGKYEIIDGMQRLDAIFSFIEQKYDYSGMHFDLAQSARARQAADSDAFEPVEIFAPLPAEKCANLLDYQLAVTIYPAQTEQQITNVFSRINSNGRQLSVQEKRQAGMINPFSELVRTVASSLRGDVSADVLLLHDMPSISIDSAREKQQYGVKAEDTVWIRHGILNVKQLREGDDEQMVADIAASILLGSPFPASKEEFDDIYDAQSEKHKRIERNLAAYGTRRLEDEIQSVFSVLAEVIDDQLPSPNGLRNLVRPGSSGNPIRTPFYAIFMSFFDLIVRQQKSPDDYVAIVSALRGVGPRLKSARHYTSAEDRVSNIDTVTGLIQRYFVAKVPPVFGHGPGLALDFENSLRRSRIETSRYEFKQGLLRLDNLRAWDDSIFGRLAETICAISNVKPGVDGYLFIGVADKESDANRIESLDGIAPVKVGPHHVVGIDREAKVKGISLDSYVQKFVAKISQQPISEPLATQILTGIDTIEYKGISVLRMLIPGQSDVSYCDDRLFVRRGSSTEEIKDLKQVAALVKGFI